A genome region from Pseudorca crassidens isolate mPseCra1 chromosome 20, mPseCra1.hap1, whole genome shotgun sequence includes the following:
- the DMPK gene encoding myotonin-protein kinase isoform X6 — protein sequence MGGLIFGVCHTCALPFQWWGSLRVEVLHHPSSHTEAFRGALEGATWGGLACEGLRLGGWRGPGRGVGRRGGGLSSQQREVAREAQGTARDRQTCSQGPRAWTGPSRPRDGRTPSPWPGEGAMVLPARHVSRSAAEAASAAGAGPQLPGAGAPARPSPGRPPRAGRVRPGPGQVCGRLLGVGPKLRVSQSVVQEPPVSEPRVEPIAERLKEARLQRDDFEILKVIGRGAFSEVAVVKMKQTGQVYAMKIMNKWDMLKRGEVSCFREERDVLVNGDQRWITQLHFAFQDENYLYLVMEYYVGGDLLTLLSKFGERIPAEMARFYLAEIVMAIDSVHRLGYVHRDIKPDNILLDRCGHIRLADFGSCLKLRADGTVRSLVAVGTPDYLSPEILQAVGGGPGTGSYGPECDWWALGVLAYEMFYGQTPFYADSTAETYGKIVHYKEHLSLPLADAGVPDEVRDLIQQLLCPPEMRLGRNGAGDFQKHPFFFGLDWDSLRDSAPPFTPDFEGATDTCNFDVVEDGLTAMVSGGGETLSDMQEGTPLGVHLPFVGYSSYSCMALGDDEIPGSTPMELEAEALPEPLQEPSLEPTVPPPEEAAEAAVPEAIPEAVAEARVTLRELQEALEEEVLTRQSLSQELEAIRTANQNFASQLREAEARNRDLEAHVRQLQERMELLQAGGAAAVTGVPSPRATDPPSHMAPRPWLWASARWWGQAPCTAATCCSLPGSLGLAYRRRVPCSCSPLLWLVPPPWAALGWWPAPAILPQSDPAREPPSPPEP from the exons ATGGGAGGGCTCATCTTTGGCGTCTGTCATACCTGTGCTTTGCCTTTTCAGTGGTGGGGTAGTTTGAGGGTAGAGGTTCTCCACCACCCCTCATCTCACACTGAAGCGTTCCGAGGGGCCCTGGAAGGAGCAACTTGGGGGGGCCTGGCTTGTGAGGGGTTAAGGCTGGGAGGCTGGAGGGGGCCGGGccgaggggtggggagaaggggaggaggcctTAGCAGCCAGCAGAGAGAAGTGGCCAGAGAGGCCCAGGGGACAGCCAGGGACAGGCAGACATGCAGCCAGGGCCCCAGGGCCTGGACAGGGCCCTCCAGGCCCCGTGACGGGAGGACCCCGAGCCCCTGGCCCGGGGAGGGGGCCATGGTGCTGCCTGCCCGACATGTCAGCCGAAGTGCGGCTGAGGCGGCTTCAGCAGCTGGTGCTGGACCCCAGCTTCCTGGGGCTGGAGCCCCTGCTCGACCTTCTCCTGGGCGTCCACCAAGAGCTGGGCGCGTCCGACCTGGCCCAGGACAAGTATGTGGCCGACTTCTTGGAGTGGG CCCTAAACTCAGGGTTTCCCAGAGTGTGGTCCAAGAGCCACCAGTATCTGAGCCTAG agtgGAGCCCATCGCGGAGAGGCTTAAGGAGGCCCGACTGCAGAGGGATGACTTCGAGATTCTGAAGGTGATCGGACGCGGGGCGTTCAGCGAG GTGGCGGTGGTGAAGATGAAGCAGACGGGCCAGGTGTACGCCATGAAGATCATGAATAAGTGGGACATGCTGAAGAGAGGCGAG GTGTCGTGCTTCCGCGAAGAGAGGGATGTGTTGGTGAACGGGGACCAGCGCTGGATCACGCAGCTGCACTTCGCCTTCCAGGACGAAAACTACCTG TACCTGGTCATGGAGTACTACGTGGGCGGGGACCTGCTAACGCTGCTGAGCAAGTTTGGGGAGCGGATCCCGGCCGAGATGGCGCGCTTCTACCTGGCCGAGATTGTCATGGCCATAGACTCGGTGCACCGGCTGGGCTACGTGCACAG GGACATCAAACCGGACAACATCCTGCTGGACCGCTGCGGCCACATCCGCTTGGCCGACTTTGGCTCCTGCCTCAAGTTGCGGGCGGATGGAACG GTGCGGTCACTGGTGGCTGTGGGCACCCCGGACTACTTGTCTCCCGAGATCCTGCAGGCCGTGGGCGGTGGGCCCGGGACTGGCAGCTACGGGCCCGAGTGTGACTGGTGGGCGCTGGGCGTGCTCGCCTATGAAATGTTCTATGGGCAGACGCCCTTCTACGCCGACTCCACGGCTGAGACCTACGGCAAGATCGTGCACTACAAG GAGCACCTGTCTCTACCGCTGGCAGACGCAGGAGTCCCCGACGAGGTTCGCGATCTCATCCAGCAGCTGCTGTGTCCCCCCGAGATGCGCCTGGGCCGGAATGGAGCAGGCGATTTCCAGAAGCATCCTTTCTTCTTTGGCCTTGACTGGGACAGCCTCCGAGACAGCGCGCCCCCCTTTACGCCGGATTTCGAGGGTGCCACAGACACATGCAACTTCGATGTGGTGGAAGACGGGCTCACTGCCATGGTGAGCGGGGGAGGG GAGACGCTGTCGGATATGCAGGAAGGCACGCCACTGGGGGTCCACCTGCCTTTCGTGGGCTACTCCTCCTATTCCTGCATGGCCCTTGG ggATGATGAGATCCCGGGCTCCACGCCCATGGAACTGGAGGCCGAGGCGCTGCCTGAGCCATTGCAAGAGCCCAGCCTGGAACCCACGGTGCCCCCACCAGAGGAAGCG GCTGAAGCGGCAGTTCCGGAGGCCATTCCGGAGGCGGTGGCAGAGGCCCGGGTGACGCTGCGGGAACTCCAGgaggccctggaggaggaggtgctCACCCGACAGAGCCTGAGCCAGGAGCTGGAGGCCATCCGAACGGCCAACCAGAACTTCGCCAG CCAACTCCGCGAGGCCGAGGCCCGTAACCGAGACCTGGAGGCGCACGTCCGGCAGCTGCAGGAGCGGATGGAGTTGCTTCAGGCCGGGGGAGCCGCAG ctGTCACGGGGGTCCCCAGTCCCCGGGCCACGGATCCACCTTCCCAT ATGGCCCCCCGGCCGTGGCTCTGGGCCAGTGCCCGCTGGTGGGGCCAGGCCCCATGCACCGCCGCCACCTGCTGCTCCCTGCCAGG GTCCCTAGGCCTGGCCTATCGGAGGCGCGTTCCTTGCTCCTGTTCGCCTCTGCTCTGGCTGGTGCCGCCGCCCTGGGCTGCATTGGGTTGGTGGCCTGCGCCGGCTATCTTGCCACAGTCTGACCCCGCCCGGGAGCCGCCTTCGCCGCCTGAACCCTAG
- the DMPK gene encoding myotonin-protein kinase isoform X4 yields the protein MSAEVRLRRLQQLVLDPSFLGLEPLLDLLLGVHQELGASDLAQDKYVADFLEWVEPIAERLKEARLQRDDFEILKVIGRGAFSEVAVVKMKQTGQVYAMKIMNKWDMLKRGEVSCFREERDVLVNGDQRWITQLHFAFQDENYLYLVMEYYVGGDLLTLLSKFGERIPAEMARFYLAEIVMAIDSVHRLGYVHRDIKPDNILLDRCGHIRLADFGSCLKLRADGTVRSLVAVGTPDYLSPEILQAVGGGPGTGSYGPECDWWALGVLAYEMFYGQTPFYADSTAETYGKIVHYKEHLSLPLADAGVPDEVRDLIQQLLCPPEMRLGRNGAGDFQKHPFFFGLDWDSLRDSAPPFTPDFEGATDTCNFDVVEDGLTAMETLSDMQEGTPLGVHLPFVGYSSYSCMALGDDEIPGSTPMELEAEALPEPLQEPSLEPTVPPPEEAAEAAVPEAIPEAVAEARVTLRELQEALEEEVLTRQSLSQELEAIRTANQNFASQLREAEARNRDLEAHVRQLQERMELLQAGGAAAVTGVPSPRATDPPSHLDGPPAVALGQCPLVGPGPMHRRHLLLPARVPRPGLSEARSLLLFASALAGAAALGCIGLVACAGYLATV from the exons ATGTCAGCCGAAGTGCGGCTGAGGCGGCTTCAGCAGCTGGTGCTGGACCCCAGCTTCCTGGGGCTGGAGCCCCTGCTCGACCTTCTCCTGGGCGTCCACCAAGAGCTGGGCGCGTCCGACCTGGCCCAGGACAAGTATGTGGCCGACTTCTTGGAGTGGG tgGAGCCCATCGCGGAGAGGCTTAAGGAGGCCCGACTGCAGAGGGATGACTTCGAGATTCTGAAGGTGATCGGACGCGGGGCGTTCAGCGAG GTGGCGGTGGTGAAGATGAAGCAGACGGGCCAGGTGTACGCCATGAAGATCATGAATAAGTGGGACATGCTGAAGAGAGGCGAG GTGTCGTGCTTCCGCGAAGAGAGGGATGTGTTGGTGAACGGGGACCAGCGCTGGATCACGCAGCTGCACTTCGCCTTCCAGGACGAAAACTACCTG TACCTGGTCATGGAGTACTACGTGGGCGGGGACCTGCTAACGCTGCTGAGCAAGTTTGGGGAGCGGATCCCGGCCGAGATGGCGCGCTTCTACCTGGCCGAGATTGTCATGGCCATAGACTCGGTGCACCGGCTGGGCTACGTGCACAG GGACATCAAACCGGACAACATCCTGCTGGACCGCTGCGGCCACATCCGCTTGGCCGACTTTGGCTCCTGCCTCAAGTTGCGGGCGGATGGAACG GTGCGGTCACTGGTGGCTGTGGGCACCCCGGACTACTTGTCTCCCGAGATCCTGCAGGCCGTGGGCGGTGGGCCCGGGACTGGCAGCTACGGGCCCGAGTGTGACTGGTGGGCGCTGGGCGTGCTCGCCTATGAAATGTTCTATGGGCAGACGCCCTTCTACGCCGACTCCACGGCTGAGACCTACGGCAAGATCGTGCACTACAAG GAGCACCTGTCTCTACCGCTGGCAGACGCAGGAGTCCCCGACGAGGTTCGCGATCTCATCCAGCAGCTGCTGTGTCCCCCCGAGATGCGCCTGGGCCGGAATGGAGCAGGCGATTTCCAGAAGCATCCTTTCTTCTTTGGCCTTGACTGGGACAGCCTCCGAGACAGCGCGCCCCCCTTTACGCCGGATTTCGAGGGTGCCACAGACACATGCAACTTCGATGTGGTGGAAGACGGGCTCACTGCCATG GAGACGCTGTCGGATATGCAGGAAGGCACGCCACTGGGGGTCCACCTGCCTTTCGTGGGCTACTCCTCCTATTCCTGCATGGCCCTTGG ggATGATGAGATCCCGGGCTCCACGCCCATGGAACTGGAGGCCGAGGCGCTGCCTGAGCCATTGCAAGAGCCCAGCCTGGAACCCACGGTGCCCCCACCAGAGGAAGCG GCTGAAGCGGCAGTTCCGGAGGCCATTCCGGAGGCGGTGGCAGAGGCCCGGGTGACGCTGCGGGAACTCCAGgaggccctggaggaggaggtgctCACCCGACAGAGCCTGAGCCAGGAGCTGGAGGCCATCCGAACGGCCAACCAGAACTTCGCCAG CCAACTCCGCGAGGCCGAGGCCCGTAACCGAGACCTGGAGGCGCACGTCCGGCAGCTGCAGGAGCGGATGGAGTTGCTTCAGGCCGGGGGAGCCGCAG ctGTCACGGGGGTCCCCAGTCCCCGGGCCACGGATCCACCTTCCCAT CTAGATGGCCCCCCGGCCGTGGCTCTGGGCCAGTGCCCGCTGGTGGGGCCAGGCCCCATGCACCGCCGCCACCTGCTGCTCCCTGCCAGG GTCCCTAGGCCTGGCCTATCGGAGGCGCGTTCCTTGCTCCTGTTCGCCTCTGCTCTGGCTGGTGCCGCCGCCCTGGGCTGCATTGGGTTGGTGGCCTGCGCCGGCTATCTTGCCACAGTCTGA
- the DMPK gene encoding myotonin-protein kinase isoform X2, producing MSAEVRLRRLQQLVLDPSFLGLEPLLDLLLGVHQELGASDLAQDKYVADFLEWVEPIAERLKEARLQRDDFEILKVIGRGAFSEVAVVKMKQTGQVYAMKIMNKWDMLKRGEVSCFREERDVLVNGDQRWITQLHFAFQDENYLYLVMEYYVGGDLLTLLSKFGERIPAEMARFYLAEIVMAIDSVHRLGYVHRDIKPDNILLDRCGHIRLADFGSCLKLRADGTVRSLVAVGTPDYLSPEILQAVGGGPGTGSYGPECDWWALGVLAYEMFYGQTPFYADSTAETYGKIVHYKEHLSLPLADAGVPDEVRDLIQQLLCPPEMRLGRNGAGDFQKHPFFFGLDWDSLRDSAPPFTPDFEGATDTCNFDVVEDGLTAMETLSDMQEGTPLGVHLPFVGYSSYSCMALGDDEIPGSTPMELEAEALPEPLQEPSLEPTVPPPEEAAEAAVPEAIPEAVAEARVTLRELQEALEEEVLTRQSLSQELEAIRTANQNFASQLREAEARNRDLEAHVRQLQERMELLQAGGAAAVTGVPSPRATDPPSHMAPRPWLWASARWWGQAPCTAATCCSLPGSLGLAYRRRVPCSCSPLLWLVPPPWAALGWWPAPAILPQSDPAREPPSPPEP from the exons ATGTCAGCCGAAGTGCGGCTGAGGCGGCTTCAGCAGCTGGTGCTGGACCCCAGCTTCCTGGGGCTGGAGCCCCTGCTCGACCTTCTCCTGGGCGTCCACCAAGAGCTGGGCGCGTCCGACCTGGCCCAGGACAAGTATGTGGCCGACTTCTTGGAGTGGG tgGAGCCCATCGCGGAGAGGCTTAAGGAGGCCCGACTGCAGAGGGATGACTTCGAGATTCTGAAGGTGATCGGACGCGGGGCGTTCAGCGAG GTGGCGGTGGTGAAGATGAAGCAGACGGGCCAGGTGTACGCCATGAAGATCATGAATAAGTGGGACATGCTGAAGAGAGGCGAG GTGTCGTGCTTCCGCGAAGAGAGGGATGTGTTGGTGAACGGGGACCAGCGCTGGATCACGCAGCTGCACTTCGCCTTCCAGGACGAAAACTACCTG TACCTGGTCATGGAGTACTACGTGGGCGGGGACCTGCTAACGCTGCTGAGCAAGTTTGGGGAGCGGATCCCGGCCGAGATGGCGCGCTTCTACCTGGCCGAGATTGTCATGGCCATAGACTCGGTGCACCGGCTGGGCTACGTGCACAG GGACATCAAACCGGACAACATCCTGCTGGACCGCTGCGGCCACATCCGCTTGGCCGACTTTGGCTCCTGCCTCAAGTTGCGGGCGGATGGAACG GTGCGGTCACTGGTGGCTGTGGGCACCCCGGACTACTTGTCTCCCGAGATCCTGCAGGCCGTGGGCGGTGGGCCCGGGACTGGCAGCTACGGGCCCGAGTGTGACTGGTGGGCGCTGGGCGTGCTCGCCTATGAAATGTTCTATGGGCAGACGCCCTTCTACGCCGACTCCACGGCTGAGACCTACGGCAAGATCGTGCACTACAAG GAGCACCTGTCTCTACCGCTGGCAGACGCAGGAGTCCCCGACGAGGTTCGCGATCTCATCCAGCAGCTGCTGTGTCCCCCCGAGATGCGCCTGGGCCGGAATGGAGCAGGCGATTTCCAGAAGCATCCTTTCTTCTTTGGCCTTGACTGGGACAGCCTCCGAGACAGCGCGCCCCCCTTTACGCCGGATTTCGAGGGTGCCACAGACACATGCAACTTCGATGTGGTGGAAGACGGGCTCACTGCCATG GAGACGCTGTCGGATATGCAGGAAGGCACGCCACTGGGGGTCCACCTGCCTTTCGTGGGCTACTCCTCCTATTCCTGCATGGCCCTTGG ggATGATGAGATCCCGGGCTCCACGCCCATGGAACTGGAGGCCGAGGCGCTGCCTGAGCCATTGCAAGAGCCCAGCCTGGAACCCACGGTGCCCCCACCAGAGGAAGCG GCTGAAGCGGCAGTTCCGGAGGCCATTCCGGAGGCGGTGGCAGAGGCCCGGGTGACGCTGCGGGAACTCCAGgaggccctggaggaggaggtgctCACCCGACAGAGCCTGAGCCAGGAGCTGGAGGCCATCCGAACGGCCAACCAGAACTTCGCCAG CCAACTCCGCGAGGCCGAGGCCCGTAACCGAGACCTGGAGGCGCACGTCCGGCAGCTGCAGGAGCGGATGGAGTTGCTTCAGGCCGGGGGAGCCGCAG ctGTCACGGGGGTCCCCAGTCCCCGGGCCACGGATCCACCTTCCCAT ATGGCCCCCCGGCCGTGGCTCTGGGCCAGTGCCCGCTGGTGGGGCCAGGCCCCATGCACCGCCGCCACCTGCTGCTCCCTGCCAGG GTCCCTAGGCCTGGCCTATCGGAGGCGCGTTCCTTGCTCCTGTTCGCCTCTGCTCTGGCTGGTGCCGCCGCCCTGGGCTGCATTGGGTTGGTGGCCTGCGCCGGCTATCTTGCCACAGTCTGACCCCGCCCGGGAGCCGCCTTCGCCGCCTGAACCCTAG
- the DMPK gene encoding myotonin-protein kinase isoform X1, whose protein sequence is MSAEVRLRRLQQLVLDPSFLGLEPLLDLLLGVHQELGASDLAQDKYVADFLEWVEPIAERLKEARLQRDDFEILKVIGRGAFSEVAVVKMKQTGQVYAMKIMNKWDMLKRGEVSCFREERDVLVNGDQRWITQLHFAFQDENYLYLVMEYYVGGDLLTLLSKFGERIPAEMARFYLAEIVMAIDSVHRLGYVHRDIKPDNILLDRCGHIRLADFGSCLKLRADGTVRSLVAVGTPDYLSPEILQAVGGGPGTGSYGPECDWWALGVLAYEMFYGQTPFYADSTAETYGKIVHYKEHLSLPLADAGVPDEVRDLIQQLLCPPEMRLGRNGAGDFQKHPFFFGLDWDSLRDSAPPFTPDFEGATDTCNFDVVEDGLTAMVSGGGETLSDMQEGTPLGVHLPFVGYSSYSCMALGDDEIPGSTPMELEAEALPEPLQEPSLEPTVPPPEEAAEAAVPEAIPEAVAEARVTLRELQEALEEEVLTRQSLSQELEAIRTANQNFASQLREAEARNRDLEAHVRQLQERMELLQAGGAAAVTGVPSPRATDPPSHMAPRPWLWASARWWGQAPCTAATCCSLPGSLGLAYRRRVPCSCSPLLWLVPPPWAALGWWPAPAILPQSDPAREPPSPPEP, encoded by the exons ATGTCAGCCGAAGTGCGGCTGAGGCGGCTTCAGCAGCTGGTGCTGGACCCCAGCTTCCTGGGGCTGGAGCCCCTGCTCGACCTTCTCCTGGGCGTCCACCAAGAGCTGGGCGCGTCCGACCTGGCCCAGGACAAGTATGTGGCCGACTTCTTGGAGTGGG tgGAGCCCATCGCGGAGAGGCTTAAGGAGGCCCGACTGCAGAGGGATGACTTCGAGATTCTGAAGGTGATCGGACGCGGGGCGTTCAGCGAG GTGGCGGTGGTGAAGATGAAGCAGACGGGCCAGGTGTACGCCATGAAGATCATGAATAAGTGGGACATGCTGAAGAGAGGCGAG GTGTCGTGCTTCCGCGAAGAGAGGGATGTGTTGGTGAACGGGGACCAGCGCTGGATCACGCAGCTGCACTTCGCCTTCCAGGACGAAAACTACCTG TACCTGGTCATGGAGTACTACGTGGGCGGGGACCTGCTAACGCTGCTGAGCAAGTTTGGGGAGCGGATCCCGGCCGAGATGGCGCGCTTCTACCTGGCCGAGATTGTCATGGCCATAGACTCGGTGCACCGGCTGGGCTACGTGCACAG GGACATCAAACCGGACAACATCCTGCTGGACCGCTGCGGCCACATCCGCTTGGCCGACTTTGGCTCCTGCCTCAAGTTGCGGGCGGATGGAACG GTGCGGTCACTGGTGGCTGTGGGCACCCCGGACTACTTGTCTCCCGAGATCCTGCAGGCCGTGGGCGGTGGGCCCGGGACTGGCAGCTACGGGCCCGAGTGTGACTGGTGGGCGCTGGGCGTGCTCGCCTATGAAATGTTCTATGGGCAGACGCCCTTCTACGCCGACTCCACGGCTGAGACCTACGGCAAGATCGTGCACTACAAG GAGCACCTGTCTCTACCGCTGGCAGACGCAGGAGTCCCCGACGAGGTTCGCGATCTCATCCAGCAGCTGCTGTGTCCCCCCGAGATGCGCCTGGGCCGGAATGGAGCAGGCGATTTCCAGAAGCATCCTTTCTTCTTTGGCCTTGACTGGGACAGCCTCCGAGACAGCGCGCCCCCCTTTACGCCGGATTTCGAGGGTGCCACAGACACATGCAACTTCGATGTGGTGGAAGACGGGCTCACTGCCATGGTGAGCGGGGGAGGG GAGACGCTGTCGGATATGCAGGAAGGCACGCCACTGGGGGTCCACCTGCCTTTCGTGGGCTACTCCTCCTATTCCTGCATGGCCCTTGG ggATGATGAGATCCCGGGCTCCACGCCCATGGAACTGGAGGCCGAGGCGCTGCCTGAGCCATTGCAAGAGCCCAGCCTGGAACCCACGGTGCCCCCACCAGAGGAAGCG GCTGAAGCGGCAGTTCCGGAGGCCATTCCGGAGGCGGTGGCAGAGGCCCGGGTGACGCTGCGGGAACTCCAGgaggccctggaggaggaggtgctCACCCGACAGAGCCTGAGCCAGGAGCTGGAGGCCATCCGAACGGCCAACCAGAACTTCGCCAG CCAACTCCGCGAGGCCGAGGCCCGTAACCGAGACCTGGAGGCGCACGTCCGGCAGCTGCAGGAGCGGATGGAGTTGCTTCAGGCCGGGGGAGCCGCAG ctGTCACGGGGGTCCCCAGTCCCCGGGCCACGGATCCACCTTCCCAT ATGGCCCCCCGGCCGTGGCTCTGGGCCAGTGCCCGCTGGTGGGGCCAGGCCCCATGCACCGCCGCCACCTGCTGCTCCCTGCCAGG GTCCCTAGGCCTGGCCTATCGGAGGCGCGTTCCTTGCTCCTGTTCGCCTCTGCTCTGGCTGGTGCCGCCGCCCTGGGCTGCATTGGGTTGGTGGCCTGCGCCGGCTATCTTGCCACAGTCTGACCCCGCCCGGGAGCCGCCTTCGCCGCCTGAACCCTAG
- the DMPK gene encoding myotonin-protein kinase isoform X3, with protein MSAEVRLRRLQQLVLDPSFLGLEPLLDLLLGVHQELGASDLAQDKYVADFLEWVEPIAERLKEARLQRDDFEILKVIGRGAFSEVAVVKMKQTGQVYAMKIMNKWDMLKRGEVSCFREERDVLVNGDQRWITQLHFAFQDENYLYLVMEYYVGGDLLTLLSKFGERIPAEMARFYLAEIVMAIDSVHRLGYVHRDIKPDNILLDRCGHIRLADFGSCLKLRADGTVRSLVAVGTPDYLSPEILQAVGGGPGTGSYGPECDWWALGVLAYEMFYGQTPFYADSTAETYGKIVHYKEHLSLPLADAGVPDEVRDLIQQLLCPPEMRLGRNGAGDFQKHPFFFGLDWDSLRDSAPPFTPDFEGATDTCNFDVVEDGLTAMVSGGGETLSDMQEGTPLGVHLPFVGYSSYSCMALGDDEIPGSTPMELEAEALPEPLQEPSLEPTVPPPEEAAEAAVPEAIPEAVAEARVTLRELQEALEEEVLTRQSLSQELEAIRTANQNFASQLREAEARNRDLEAHVRQLQERMELLQAGGAAAVTGVPSPRATDPPSHLDGPPAVALGQCPLVGPGPMHRRHLLLPARVPRPGLSEARSLLLFASALAGAAALGCIGLVACAGYLATV; from the exons ATGTCAGCCGAAGTGCGGCTGAGGCGGCTTCAGCAGCTGGTGCTGGACCCCAGCTTCCTGGGGCTGGAGCCCCTGCTCGACCTTCTCCTGGGCGTCCACCAAGAGCTGGGCGCGTCCGACCTGGCCCAGGACAAGTATGTGGCCGACTTCTTGGAGTGGG tgGAGCCCATCGCGGAGAGGCTTAAGGAGGCCCGACTGCAGAGGGATGACTTCGAGATTCTGAAGGTGATCGGACGCGGGGCGTTCAGCGAG GTGGCGGTGGTGAAGATGAAGCAGACGGGCCAGGTGTACGCCATGAAGATCATGAATAAGTGGGACATGCTGAAGAGAGGCGAG GTGTCGTGCTTCCGCGAAGAGAGGGATGTGTTGGTGAACGGGGACCAGCGCTGGATCACGCAGCTGCACTTCGCCTTCCAGGACGAAAACTACCTG TACCTGGTCATGGAGTACTACGTGGGCGGGGACCTGCTAACGCTGCTGAGCAAGTTTGGGGAGCGGATCCCGGCCGAGATGGCGCGCTTCTACCTGGCCGAGATTGTCATGGCCATAGACTCGGTGCACCGGCTGGGCTACGTGCACAG GGACATCAAACCGGACAACATCCTGCTGGACCGCTGCGGCCACATCCGCTTGGCCGACTTTGGCTCCTGCCTCAAGTTGCGGGCGGATGGAACG GTGCGGTCACTGGTGGCTGTGGGCACCCCGGACTACTTGTCTCCCGAGATCCTGCAGGCCGTGGGCGGTGGGCCCGGGACTGGCAGCTACGGGCCCGAGTGTGACTGGTGGGCGCTGGGCGTGCTCGCCTATGAAATGTTCTATGGGCAGACGCCCTTCTACGCCGACTCCACGGCTGAGACCTACGGCAAGATCGTGCACTACAAG GAGCACCTGTCTCTACCGCTGGCAGACGCAGGAGTCCCCGACGAGGTTCGCGATCTCATCCAGCAGCTGCTGTGTCCCCCCGAGATGCGCCTGGGCCGGAATGGAGCAGGCGATTTCCAGAAGCATCCTTTCTTCTTTGGCCTTGACTGGGACAGCCTCCGAGACAGCGCGCCCCCCTTTACGCCGGATTTCGAGGGTGCCACAGACACATGCAACTTCGATGTGGTGGAAGACGGGCTCACTGCCATGGTGAGCGGGGGAGGG GAGACGCTGTCGGATATGCAGGAAGGCACGCCACTGGGGGTCCACCTGCCTTTCGTGGGCTACTCCTCCTATTCCTGCATGGCCCTTGG ggATGATGAGATCCCGGGCTCCACGCCCATGGAACTGGAGGCCGAGGCGCTGCCTGAGCCATTGCAAGAGCCCAGCCTGGAACCCACGGTGCCCCCACCAGAGGAAGCG GCTGAAGCGGCAGTTCCGGAGGCCATTCCGGAGGCGGTGGCAGAGGCCCGGGTGACGCTGCGGGAACTCCAGgaggccctggaggaggaggtgctCACCCGACAGAGCCTGAGCCAGGAGCTGGAGGCCATCCGAACGGCCAACCAGAACTTCGCCAG CCAACTCCGCGAGGCCGAGGCCCGTAACCGAGACCTGGAGGCGCACGTCCGGCAGCTGCAGGAGCGGATGGAGTTGCTTCAGGCCGGGGGAGCCGCAG ctGTCACGGGGGTCCCCAGTCCCCGGGCCACGGATCCACCTTCCCAT CTAGATGGCCCCCCGGCCGTGGCTCTGGGCCAGTGCCCGCTGGTGGGGCCAGGCCCCATGCACCGCCGCCACCTGCTGCTCCCTGCCAGG GTCCCTAGGCCTGGCCTATCGGAGGCGCGTTCCTTGCTCCTGTTCGCCTCTGCTCTGGCTGGTGCCGCCGCCCTGGGCTGCATTGGGTTGGTGGCCTGCGCCGGCTATCTTGCCACAGTCTGA